One window of Planctomycetia bacterium genomic DNA carries:
- a CDS encoding serine/threonine-protein phosphatase: protein MMCELSVQTDPQEMVRAYGVRVRQLIPSDRMVSMSRRDLQAPWYRITRSNLWKEEVNPWKQTNRLPVFDRGLLGELIYSDKPTLIDQIKCPPDDPGAEYFAGMNSLVALPILDGGEGLNMVVLMRKAPAAFDREKLPELVWMTNLFGRATLNLVLRNQVQDAYDEIDFELKQVEDIQKSLLPPVLPKIANMELAAYYQTSHRAGGDYYDFFPLPDDRWGILIADVSGHGTPAAVMMAITHSIAHTQPGVATPPSRMLTYLNAQLTRRYTGNTGSFVTAFYAIYDPKSRELIYASAGHNPPRLKRCEDGSMASLDEVGGLPLGIMPDESYKEATHLLRPGDQIVFYTDGITEAHNPRGEMYGLDRLDKVLEDCRVGATSLIDAVLTDLSAFTVGHPADDDRTLLVAKIH, encoded by the coding sequence ATGATGTGCGAATTGAGCGTGCAAACCGACCCCCAGGAGATGGTCCGCGCGTACGGTGTCCGGGTCCGTCAACTGATCCCCTCGGACCGGATGGTCTCGATGAGTCGGCGTGACCTTCAGGCCCCCTGGTATCGCATCACGCGAAGCAATCTGTGGAAAGAGGAAGTAAATCCCTGGAAGCAGACAAATCGACTGCCCGTCTTCGATCGCGGCCTGCTTGGCGAGTTGATTTATTCCGATAAGCCGACCCTGATCGATCAGATCAAGTGTCCGCCGGACGATCCAGGCGCTGAGTACTTCGCCGGGATGAATTCGCTGGTGGCGCTGCCGATTCTCGACGGCGGCGAAGGGCTGAACATGGTTGTGCTGATGCGCAAGGCGCCCGCCGCCTTCGATCGCGAGAAGCTCCCCGAGCTGGTGTGGATGACCAACCTGTTCGGACGGGCGACGCTCAATCTCGTCCTTCGCAATCAGGTGCAAGATGCCTACGACGAGATCGACTTCGAGCTGAAGCAGGTCGAGGACATCCAGAAATCCCTGCTTCCGCCGGTCCTGCCGAAAATCGCCAACATGGAACTTGCCGCCTACTATCAGACATCCCACCGGGCCGGCGGCGATTATTACGATTTCTTTCCGCTGCCCGACGATCGATGGGGCATCCTCATTGCCGACGTCAGCGGGCACGGCACGCCCGCCGCCGTCATGATGGCCATCACTCACAGCATCGCCCACACGCAACCCGGCGTCGCCACTCCGCCGAGCAGGATGCTGACCTATCTGAATGCGCAACTCACCCGTCGCTACACCGGAAACACCGGCAGCTTCGTGACCGCCTTCTACGCCATCTACGATCCGAAATCGCGCGAACTGATATATGCCTCAGCCGGTCACAACCCGCCGCGCCTCAAGCGCTGCGAGGATGGAAGCATGGCGTCACTCGACGAAGTCGGCGGCCTGCCGCTGGGCATCATGCCCGACGAATCCTATAAGGAAGCGACGCATCTCCTGCGCCCGGGCGACCAGATCGTCTTCTATACGGATGGTATTACAGAGGCGCACAATCCCCGCGGCGAGATGTATGGACTTGATCGACTCGACAAAGTTCTCGAAGACTGCCGCGTCGGGGCGACGTCGCTCATCGACGCGGTCCTCACCGATTTGAGCGCCTTCACGGTGGGCCACCCCGCGGATGACGATCGAACGCTTCTGGTCGCCAAGATTCACTGA
- a CDS encoding winged helix-turn-helix transcriptional regulator has protein sequence MPLEPPDIPYGVKRGNHKLRVGLARRHGIVPLDVAAWLGGSATVAEKSKFHRHLAAMESAGLIERLRLHGAQRFNHVRLTEKGLAEARALANVRQR, from the coding sequence ATGCCATTGGAACCGCCAGACATCCCCTATGGCGTGAAGCGTGGCAATCACAAGCTGCGCGTCGGCCTGGCTCGGCGGCATGGGATTGTGCCGCTGGACGTGGCGGCGTGGCTCGGCGGCTCGGCTACCGTTGCCGAGAAATCTAAGTTTCACCGGCACCTGGCGGCGATGGAATCGGCAGGTTTGATTGAACGGCTGAGGCTCCACGGCGCGCAGCGATTCAATCACGTTCGATTAACAGAAAAAGGATTGGCTGAGGCGAGAGCGCTGGCGAATGTTCGCCAGCGATGA
- a CDS encoding sigma-70 region 4 domain-containing protein, which produces MSKTKQKPTRASFKIQFQNLADDFKALAAGKPSDSMEIVHGTLAEARAGQSIIEAFRAGMLNLPGLREIVAWHTAADIPQQQIGVIVEWQRGPVGLFTDIVNGPNPAEFKGERAPTPAPLFGLLASLGYLPELTPIGAMRAARACVILASLVGSKPGTGKKRVAGKEPKELSNAQKAVVDLRDTKHLSFEEIGRKLGKRKSTVKGLYDRGKKRDAEREAFEGTGKSVKAQSLPLGDAAPRGQGAKRSGSTVREHY; this is translated from the coding sequence ATGTCGAAAACAAAACAGAAACCCACAAGAGCATCATTCAAGATTCAATTTCAGAATCTCGCGGATGACTTCAAGGCCCTGGCGGCGGGGAAACCAAGCGACTCGATGGAGATAGTGCACGGCACCTTAGCAGAGGCACGCGCGGGGCAATCCATTATTGAAGCTTTCCGCGCGGGGATGCTGAATCTCCCCGGCTTGCGCGAAATCGTCGCATGGCATACGGCCGCTGATATTCCACAACAGCAAATAGGCGTAATCGTCGAATGGCAGCGCGGCCCCGTTGGTCTTTTCACGGACATCGTAAACGGACCGAATCCGGCCGAATTCAAGGGGGAACGCGCCCCGACCCCTGCTCCGCTGTTTGGCTTGCTGGCGAGTCTTGGATACCTTCCGGAACTCACCCCGATAGGTGCCATGCGTGCTGCTCGCGCCTGCGTGATTTTGGCGAGCTTAGTAGGCTCGAAACCGGGGACCGGGAAGAAGCGAGTCGCTGGCAAGGAACCCAAGGAGTTGAGCAACGCGCAAAAAGCCGTTGTGGATTTGCGAGATACAAAGCACCTGAGCTTTGAGGAAATCGGCCGGAAATTGGGGAAGCGCAAGTCAACGGTGAAGGGGCTGTATGATCGGGGGAAGAAGCGGGATGCCGAACGCGAAGCGTTCGAGGGCACCGGGAAGTCGGTCAAAGCACAATCGCTGCCTCTGGGTGACGCTGCCCCCCGTGGCCAAGGTGCAAAACGGTCCGGCTCCACGGTCCGCGAGCACTATTAG
- a CDS encoding AlpA family phage regulatory protein, whose translation MELFDVKAVALLTSLSVRQIWKLTASDRFPKPVRISRSVRWRRCDIESWIKAGCLLPEGVSAR comes from the coding sequence ATGGAATTGTTCGACGTGAAAGCCGTGGCCCTGCTCACAAGCCTGAGCGTGCGGCAAATCTGGAAGTTGACCGCAAGTGACCGCTTCCCGAAACCTGTGAGGATTTCGCGGTCGGTGCGGTGGCGACGCTGCGATATCGAAAGCTGGATTAAAGCGGGATGTCTGCTCCCCGAGGGGGTGTCCGCACGATGA